One genomic region from Rosa rugosa chromosome 1, drRosRugo1.1, whole genome shotgun sequence encodes:
- the LOC133724331 gene encoding protein SCO1 homolog 2, mitochondrial, translating into MPISRFCFFSFKHRSKEALNLLRRSAPSKTIQSRNYANSSKRASRRTDISTSTPVDTPPSRSRGSFVLPAATLLGFAGLAAFIHYNDERRVVTKGQDNCSCVNNLKGPIIGGPFTLEDTENRTVTEKNLRGNWAVLYFGYTSSPDVGPEQVQIMAKAINILESRHNLKVLPVFVTIDPQRDTPSQLRAYLKEFESNILGLTGPVTAIRQMAQEYRVFFRKIEEDGDDYLVESSHNMYLMSPNMEVVRCFGVEYNAEELSEAILKELKSREPQLKD; encoded by the exons aTGCCCATTTCTCGCTTCTGTTTCTTTTCCTTCAAACACCGCTCAAAGGAGGCTTTAAATCTACTCAGGAG GTCTGCCCCATCCAAGACAATTCAGTCTCGAAATTATGCAAATTCATCGAAACGTGCTAGTAGGAGAACAGATATCAGTACTTCAACACCAGTAGATACACCACCTTCTCGCTCTCGGGGTTCTTTCGTCCTT CCGGCTGCTACTCTACTAGGATTTGCTGGGTTGGCAGCTTTCATTCATTATAATGATGAGAGGAGAGTAGTAACAAAAG GCCAGGATAACTGCTCGTGTGTAAATAATCTCAAGGGACCTATAATTGGTGGTCCATTTACTTTAGAGGACACAGAGAATCGTACCGTTACTGAGAAAAATCTTCGAGGCAACTGGGCGGTACTCTATTTTGGATATACTTCCTCTCCTGATGTTGGACCAGAGCAAGTCCAGATTATGGCCAAGGCCATAAACATTCTAG AATCAAGACATAATCTCAAAGTTCTACCAGTATTTGTTACAATTGATCCACAACGTGATACCCCTTCTCAACTGCGTGCCTACCTTAAAG AGTTTGAATCAAACATTCTAGGGCTAACAGGACCTGTAACAGCTATAAGACAGATGGCTCAGGAATATCGTGTTTTTTTCAGAAAGATTGAAGAAGATGGGGATGATTATCTCGTTGAGTCTTCCCACAACAT GTATTTGATGAGTCCAAACATGGAAGTTGTGAGATGCTTTGGTGTAGAGTACAATGCAGAGGAACTGTCAGAAGCGATACTAAAGGAGCTCAAGTCAAGAGAACCTCAACTTAAGGACTGA
- the LOC133724330 gene encoding inactive TPR repeat-containing thioredoxin TTL3 → MGESPEKKSGCGILNAVFGRSSFWPRRTTSTGSLPVSGNQFVKTPSGNSRRRRGGSDEASFLDISSANGSESSSKPVTKPSQYSNRAPPIQPHQNQGRSTKPPQEAGAMVSRPGQGQQGAMRMAPSQGYVNQGKRVPKEAVGLSGELDSMISDHQKSKGSSTFVRASSGNVMLFGNLGNLRTGGGGGGGGNANSNNVLDYLPKTAREETPMMINGNVGKSSAPKEEKKPSSQNQPTSFCRALSTRMDPETLKIMGNEDYKNGRFEEALSLYDAAISIDPDKASYRSNKSAALTALGQILEAIFECREAIRIEPHYHRAHHRLATLYIRLGEAEKATYHYKHSGPEADQEDLAKVRSLQALLNKCTEARRLRDWNTLIKETRNVIAAGADSAPQIFSLQAEALLKVHRHQEADEALSRGPNFGVDACTKYFGPISNASMLVTRAQVDMCAGRIDDALEAAQRASRLDSNNKEANMVMRKARAVAGARSKGNELFKTSRFSEACVAYGEGLEQDPYNSVLLCNRAACRSKLGQFDQAIEDCTAALNVRPSYSKARLRRADCNAKLGKWDASLQDYEILIKQTPDDEEIKRALSEVRTQLKKQRGEA, encoded by the exons ATGGGAGAGTCGCCGGAGAAGAAATCAGGTTGCGGCATTTTGAATGCTGTGTTTGGACGGAGCAGTTTTTGGCCAAGAAGAACAACTTCCACGGGCTCCCTTCCCGTCAGTGGCAATCAGTTTGTGAAAACACCAAGTGGTAACTCTAGAAGGCGGCGTGGTGGCTCCGATGAGGCATCATTTCTTGACATATCATCGGCTAATGGATCAGAATCTTCATCAAAACCCGTCACAAAACCATCTCAATATAGTAACAGAGCGCCCCCTATACAGCCACATCAAAATCAGGGTAGAAGTACTAAGCCACCTCAGGAAGCTGGAGCCATGGTTTCACGTCCGGGCCAAGGCCAACAAGGAGCAATGAGAATGGCTCCGAGTCAAGGTTATGTTAATCAAGGCAAAAGGGTTCCCAAGGAAGCAGTTGGGTTGTCTGGTGAGCTTGATAGCATGATTTCTGATCACCAGAAATCAAAAGGGAGTAGCACATTCGTTAGAGCTTCATCCGGCAATGTGATGCTTTTTGGTAACCTGGGTAACTTGAGAACAGGAGGTGGTGGAGGCGGTGGTGGAAATGCGAACTCAAATAATGTGCTGGATTACCTTCCAAAGACAGCAAGAGAAGAAACCCCGATGATGATTAATGGAAATGTAGGGAAGAGTAGTGCTcctaaagaagagaaaaaaccAAGTTCGCAAAATCAGCCTACTTCATTTTGTCGCGCATTATCAACAAGGATGGACCCCGAGACACTGAAGATTATGGGCAATGAGGATTACAAGAATGGAAGATTTGAAGAGGCTTTGTCTTTGTATGACGCTGCAATTTCTATTGACCCCGATAAGGCTTCATATAGGAGCAACAAGAGTGCTGCATTAACTGCTCTTGGTCAAATTCTTGAGGCAATTTTTGAGTGCAGAGAAGCCATTCGGATTGAACCTCATTATCATAGGGCTCATCATCGTCTTGCAACCTTATACATTAG ATTAGGGGAAGCTGAAAAAGCTACATATCACTATAAACATTCTGGACCAGAGGCTGATCAAGAGGACTTGGCTAAAGTGAGATCTCTTCAGGCTCTTCTGAACAAGTGCACAGAGGCTCGTAGGTTAAGAGATTGGAACACCTTGATCAAGGAAACACGAAACGTTATAGCAGCTGGTGCAGATTCAGCACCACAG ATATTTTCTTTGCAAGCCGAGGCCTTGCTGAAGGTCCATAGGCACCAAGAAGCAGATGAGGCTTTATCCAGGGGTCCAAACTTTGGGGTGGATGCTTGCACTAAATACTTCGGTCCTATTAGTAACGCGAGTATGTTAGTAACAAGGGCTCAGGTTGACATGTGTGCTGGAAG AATCGACGATGCATTGGAGGCAGCTCAACGAGCATCCCGTCTTGACTCAAACAACAAGGAAGCAAACATGGTCATGAGGAAGGCTAGAGCTGTTGCAGGAGCGCGATCAAAGGGTAATGAGCTATTCAAGACATCAAGATTCTCAGAGGCTTGTGTTGCATATGGGGAGGGACTTGAGCAGGACCCTTATAACTCAGTGTTGTTATGCAACCGCGCTGCTTGTCGGTCCAAACTTGGCCAGTTTGACCAAGCAATTGAGGACTGTACAGCTGCACTTAATGTGCGTCCTTCTTACAGCAAGGCCAGACTAAGAAGAGCAGATTGCAATGCCAAG TTGGGAAAATGGGATGCTTCATTACAGGACTATGAGATTTTGATCAAGCAAACACCAGATGATGAGGAGATAAAACGTGCTTTGTCTGAGGTGCGGACACAGCTCAAGAAACAGCGAGGTGAGGCATAG